A window from Marinagarivorans cellulosilyticus encodes these proteins:
- a CDS encoding M23 family metallopeptidase has protein sequence MKIIFISKRHGGTKTITLGFWSKTFLIAGMLALPLAAVTLIALQWSVKSGHSLLTQDVSKTWEQTLTAQQLEIENTRNEAQSKLEALTLRVAELQARLVRLDALGERMTVAAKLEHGEFDFSQPPALGGPSEELDNHNFEVATFMDMIDELSFKIEDRQHQLQTLEALMANQKVEESIFVAGRPITKGYLSSRYGRRTDPFSGRVAWHAGVDFAGKDGSDIVAVAAGVVTWSAERYGYGNLVEINHGNGFTTRYAHCKENLVKIGDVVKKGQLIALMGSSGRSTGPHVHFEVYKHGRAVDPASYIRRASR, from the coding sequence GTGAAGATTATATTCATTAGCAAACGCCATGGTGGCACAAAAACAATTACCTTAGGCTTTTGGTCTAAGACGTTTTTGATCGCCGGTATGTTGGCTTTACCGTTAGCCGCGGTAACGTTAATTGCGCTGCAATGGAGTGTAAAAAGTGGTCATAGTCTGTTAACCCAGGACGTTTCAAAAACGTGGGAGCAAACGCTCACCGCCCAGCAGCTAGAAATCGAAAATACCCGCAATGAAGCGCAAAGTAAGCTTGAGGCACTCACACTACGAGTGGCTGAGCTGCAGGCCCGCTTAGTTCGCTTAGATGCGCTCGGTGAGCGCATGACAGTGGCTGCAAAGCTAGAGCATGGCGAGTTCGATTTTAGCCAGCCGCCAGCTTTGGGTGGCCCCTCTGAGGAGCTAGACAACCACAACTTTGAAGTTGCCACATTCATGGATATGATTGATGAGCTGTCCTTCAAGATTGAGGATCGACAGCATCAGCTGCAAACACTAGAAGCCTTGATGGCCAACCAAAAAGTAGAAGAGTCTATTTTTGTGGCTGGGCGTCCAATCACAAAAGGTTATTTGTCGTCGCGCTATGGCCGCAGAACTGATCCGTTCAGCGGGCGCGTTGCTTGGCATGCGGGCGTTGATTTTGCTGGCAAAGATGGCAGCGATATTGTCGCAGTTGCTGCGGGTGTCGTTACTTGGTCTGCAGAGCGTTACGGCTATGGTAATTTGGTTGAAATTAATCATGGCAACGGTTTCACAACCCGCTATGCTCACTGCAAAGAAAACCTCGTTAAAATAGGCGATGTAGTGAAAAAAGGCCAACTTATAGCGCTGATGGGCTCAAGTGGCCGCTCCACAGGCCCACACGTACATTTTGAGGTTTATAAGCATGGTCGCGCTGTCGATCCCGCCTCTTACATTCGTCGAGCCAGCCGCTGA
- the secA gene encoding preprotein translocase subunit SecA, with translation MTLNIIKLLFGSKNDRELKRMRKLVKKINALEESIKGLEDTALKEKTQEFRSRHQNGETLDALLPEAFAVCREASSRVMGMRHYDVQLIGGIALHEGRIAEMRTGEGKTLMATLAVYLNAIPGNGSHLVTVNDYLARRDAEWMRPLYEALGLTVGVIASMQPQDEKREAYNSDITYGTNNEFGFDYLRDNMVLRKEDRMQRPLTFAVVDEVDSILIDEARTPLIISGAAEDSSELYRVMNLLTPTLRPVADSDGERNEKIQFQKVLLEGQEKPCSITAALTEADKANKDLVIADASAKPPVCRLAEKGHFMLDEKGRQIELTEDGHELVEQWLVKNKLMKENDSLYSAGNLNLLHHVHTSLKAHKLYHNDVEYIVQDSQVLLIDEHTGRTMPGRRLSEGLHQAIEAKEGLAIQNESQTLASTTFQNYFRLYKKLSGMTGTADTEAVEFRQIYGLDVVVIPTNKPIARQDLNDLVFLTIDEKYDAIVKQVQELQSKNVPILVGTASVESSEEVSRRFKAAGVRHEVLNAKQHDREADIIAQAGRPGAITVATNMAGRGTDIKLGGSWEADVEKLDNPTQAQIDELKAQWKERNEQVKANGGLHIVGTERHESRRIDNQLRGRAGRQGDPGVSRFYLSLEDSLMRIFASDRVRNMMSALGMEKGEAIEAKMVSRAIEKAQRKVEGRNFDFRKQLLEYDDVANDQRQVIYTQRNDLLEMDSIEDAITGMREEVMNDIISNHIPPQSLAEQWDVSGLEEVIKVDFGVDLPIAQWLEDDKKLYEEPLREKIIAAMDEFYQQKCERLGGVMRGLEKQLMLHVLDTLWKEHLQSMDQLRQGIGLRAYAQKNPKQEYKREAFELFQELLNSLKHDVARVLFKVEPMTEEQMHMMEAQRRMEAEAAMRNQQLKHEDASALTAPQAPESEAPPLQQPLQRAAPKVGRNDPCPCGSGKKYKACHGKLA, from the coding sequence ATGACTCTGAATATTATTAAATTGTTATTTGGCTCTAAAAACGATCGCGAATTAAAGCGTATGCGCAAGCTCGTTAAAAAAATTAATGCCTTAGAAGAGTCTATCAAGGGGCTGGAAGACACTGCGCTAAAAGAAAAAACACAAGAGTTTCGTTCGCGCCACCAAAATGGTGAAACCCTTGATGCATTATTGCCAGAGGCCTTTGCAGTTTGTAGAGAGGCCAGCTCGCGCGTTATGGGAATGCGCCATTACGATGTTCAGCTGATTGGTGGTATCGCCTTGCACGAGGGGCGCATCGCAGAGATGCGTACCGGCGAAGGTAAAACACTCATGGCGACGCTGGCTGTCTATTTAAATGCGATTCCCGGTAATGGCTCGCACCTTGTAACTGTGAATGACTATTTGGCCCGCCGCGATGCTGAATGGATGCGCCCACTTTATGAGGCTCTGGGTTTAACGGTTGGCGTTATTGCTTCAATGCAGCCGCAAGATGAAAAGCGCGAAGCTTATAACTCTGATATTACCTACGGCACAAATAATGAATTTGGGTTCGATTACTTGCGCGATAATATGGTTTTGCGCAAAGAAGATCGCATGCAGCGGCCGCTGACATTTGCCGTTGTGGATGAGGTGGATTCGATCCTAATCGATGAGGCGCGCACACCGCTCATCATCTCCGGCGCAGCTGAAGATAGCTCTGAGCTTTATCGGGTGATGAACCTCCTAACGCCCACCTTGCGCCCCGTGGCCGATTCTGATGGCGAGCGCAATGAGAAAATTCAATTTCAAAAGGTGCTGCTCGAAGGGCAAGAAAAGCCCTGTTCAATTACTGCAGCTTTAACTGAAGCTGATAAAGCTAATAAAGATTTGGTGATTGCGGATGCCAGTGCTAAACCGCCAGTTTGCCGGTTGGCCGAAAAAGGGCATTTTATGCTCGATGAAAAAGGCCGCCAAATCGAGCTGACTGAAGATGGTCACGAGCTGGTTGAGCAGTGGTTAGTCAAAAATAAGCTTATGAAGGAAAACGACAGCCTTTATTCTGCCGGCAACCTAAATCTATTGCACCACGTTCATACATCGTTGAAGGCCCACAAGCTTTATCACAATGATGTCGAATACATTGTGCAAGATAGCCAGGTACTTTTAATTGATGAACACACGGGCCGCACAATGCCTGGGCGTCGTTTATCAGAGGGGTTGCATCAGGCGATTGAAGCCAAAGAAGGACTGGCAATTCAAAATGAAAGTCAAACCTTGGCTTCAACTACTTTCCAGAACTACTTTCGGTTGTACAAAAAATTATCGGGTATGACGGGTACTGCCGATACCGAGGCTGTTGAATTTCGTCAAATCTATGGTTTAGATGTTGTTGTTATCCCTACGAATAAACCCATTGCACGGCAAGATTTGAACGACCTTGTATTTTTAACCATTGACGAAAAATACGATGCAATTGTTAAACAGGTTCAAGAGCTGCAAAGCAAAAACGTCCCTATTTTGGTGGGGACTGCATCGGTAGAAAGCTCTGAAGAAGTCTCTCGTCGCTTTAAGGCTGCGGGGGTTCGTCACGAAGTGCTTAACGCTAAGCAGCATGACCGCGAGGCCGATATTATTGCTCAAGCTGGGCGCCCTGGTGCAATTACAGTCGCTACTAATATGGCGGGCCGTGGTACGGACATTAAGTTGGGTGGAAGCTGGGAAGCTGATGTCGAAAAGCTTGATAACCCAACACAAGCCCAAATCGACGAGCTCAAGGCGCAATGGAAGGAGCGTAACGAGCAAGTTAAAGCCAATGGCGGTCTGCATATTGTTGGTACAGAACGCCACGAATCTCGCCGAATAGACAATCAGCTTCGCGGTCGTGCGGGGCGCCAAGGTGACCCTGGTGTATCGCGCTTTTATCTTTCACTGGAAGATAGCTTGATGCGTATTTTCGCCTCTGATCGTGTGCGCAATATGATGAGTGCGCTAGGCATGGAGAAAGGCGAAGCGATCGAAGCAAAAATGGTTTCTCGGGCTATTGAAAAAGCGCAGCGAAAAGTTGAGGGTCGCAACTTTGACTTCCGTAAGCAGCTACTTGAATACGATGATGTCGCCAACGATCAAAGGCAGGTAATTTATACCCAGCGCAATGATTTATTAGAAATGGACAGCATTGAAGATGCCATTACGGGTATGCGCGAAGAGGTCATGAACGATATTATCTCTAACCATATTCCTCCTCAATCATTGGCTGAGCAATGGGACGTATCGGGGCTGGAGGAAGTTATTAAGGTTGATTTCGGTGTGGATCTACCCATTGCCCAGTGGCTTGAAGACGATAAAAAACTGTATGAAGAACCGTTGCGCGAAAAAATTATTGCTGCAATGGATGAGTTCTACCAGCAGAAGTGCGAGCGCCTTGGCGGTGTTATGCGAGGTCTGGAAAAGCAATTAATGCTGCATGTTCTAGATACATTGTGGAAAGAGCATCTGCAGAGCATGGACCAGTTACGCCAAGGTATTGGCTTGCGCGCTTATGCGCAGAAAAACCCCAAGCAAGAATATAAAAGAGAAGCTTTTGAGTTGTTCCAAGAATTATTGAATAGCTTAAAGCACGATGTTGCGCGTGTATTGTTTAAAGTCGAGCCGATGACCGAAGAGCAAATGCATATGATGGAAGCCCAGCGCAGAATGGAAGCAGAAGCAGCGATGCGTAACCAGCAATTAAAGCATGAAGACGCATCGGCGTTAACAGCGCCGCAAGCGCCAGAGTCTGAAGCTCCGCCTTTGCAGCAGCCTTTGCAGCGTGCAGCACCCAAAGTAGGGCGCAATGATCCGTGCCCATGTGGCTCGGGTAAAAAATATAAAGCATGCCACGGTAAATTA